From the genome of Brassica oleracea var. oleracea cultivar TO1000 chromosome C4, BOL, whole genome shotgun sequence:
GTTACGGTGAAAATCCTCATCAAAAGGCTGCGTTTTATGTTGATAAGAGCCTTGCTGAAGTCAACGCTGGTGGTATTGCCACAGCCATTCAGCACCATGGCAAGGTAAATCGTTTACCCATATCATAGTTGTAAAAAGTATCTTGATGCTGACGGTCATAATTTTGTATAATGTGAGCAGGAAATGTCATACAACAACTACCTTGATGCTGACGCTGCGTGGAACTGTGTGTCAGAATTCGAAAACCCGACATGTGTGGTCGTGAAGCACACAAATCCTTGTGGTGTGGCCTCTCGCGATGATATTCTCGAGGCTTACCGTCTAGCTGTTAAAGCTGACCCAGTTAGCGCCTTTGGTGGTATTGTAGCCTTCAATGTCGAAGTGGACGAGGTAAATTTAACTAGTACTGTGCAGTAAGTGTATTCAATTTTGTCTAATAATCTGTTGTTAATCTGTCTGTAGGTTCTTGCTAGAGAGCTCCGAGAGTTCAGGAGCCCAACGGATGGAGAAACTAGAATGTTCTATGAAATCGTGGTTGCTCCAAAGTACACTGCTAAAGGTCTTGAAGTACTCAAAGGGAAATCGAAAACTCTGAGGATCCTCGAGGCTAAAAAGAATGACCAAGGGAAGCTGTCTCTTAGACAAGTTGGTGGAGGATGGTTAGCTCAAGACTCGGACGACATAACTCCAGAAGACATCAGTTTTAAAGCCGTCTCGGATAAGACTCCCACTGAAAGCGAGCTTGCGGATGCCAAATTTGCTTGGCTTTGCGTTAAGCATGTCAAGAGCAACGCCATTGTGATAGCAAAGGTTTGTCTCTTTTTCTCTTTCTTATATGTCTTTGCTAGTTCATGATTCTGAGTCTTGGGTTGTTTATGGTGAAGAACAACTGTATGCTGGGGATGGGAAGCGGACAGCCAAACCGAGTAGAGAGTTTGAGATTAGCTTTTAAGAAAGCTGGTGAGGAAGCCAAAGGAGCTGCCTTGGCCAGTGACGCCTTCTTCCCATTCGGTATATTTATTCTCCTGGACCATTCTTCTGTTTGTAATAGCGTAATGCTTCTATGAAGAGAGAGTTTTAATACTTGTTGTTGTTGTGTGAATGGCAGCTTGGAAAGATGCGGTAGAAGAGGCGTGCGAGAAAGGAATAGGAGCGATAGCAGAGCCTGGAGGTAGTATTAGAGACCAAGACGCCATTGATTGCTGCAACAAGTATGGTGTCTCTCTTCTCTTCACCAACGTTAGACATTTCCGCCATTGATGATGAATCCCAAGAGATTTTGAAAGACATGCTTGTTCCAAAGAAGTTTGTTTCTGGCTCTAGGCAAGAACACCCCACCAAACAAAAGCAAGAGTTGAGAAATGTTGTAACTTTGATATGAAAGCGTTTGACTTTATGTGTGATTAGCACCTGAGAGTTGTTTCTTCGAATAAAGTTGACATTTTTAATAAAAGATCATATTTTTCTCAACACCCAGAAGAAACACGATGAGATGTGTA
Proteins encoded in this window:
- the LOC106342637 gene encoding bifunctional purine biosynthesis protein PurH isoform X1, producing the protein MLSSAATATATATSVSARSGDILCGYLRRKTVAPFRFAQTKQQVYCKSLRPSFVAVRAMSESQTALKNKPQSSTSSGKKQALISLSDKKDLATLGNGLQELGYTIVSTGGTASTLENAGVSVTKVETLTHFPEMLDGRVKTLHPNIHGGILARRDVEHHMEALNEHGIGTFDVVVVNLYPFYNKVTAPGGISFEDGIENIDIGGPAMIRAAAKNHKDVLIVVDSEDYPSVLEYLKGGQSDQQFRRKLAWKAFQHVAAYDSAVSEWLWKQTEGQEKFPPSFTVPLSLKSSLRYGENPHQKAAFYVDKSLAEVNAGGIATAIQHHGKEMSYNNYLDADAAWNCVSEFENPTCVVVKHTNPCGVASRDDILEAYRLAVKADPVSAFGGIVAFNVEVDEVLARELREFRSPTDGETRMFYEIVVAPKYTAKGLEVLKGKSKTLRILEAKKNDQGKLSLRQVGGGWLAQDSDDITPEDISFKAVSDKTPTESELADAKFAWLCVKHVKSNAIVIAKNNCMLGMGSGQPNRVESLRLAFKKAGEEAKGAALASDAFFPFAWKDAVEEACEKGIGAIAEPGGSIRDQDAIDCCNKYGVSLLFTNVRHFRH
- the LOC106342637 gene encoding bifunctional purine biosynthesis protein PurH isoform X2 — protein: MLSSAATATATATSVSARSGDILCGYLRRKTVAPFRFAQTQVYCKSLRPSFVAVRAMSESQTALKNKPQSSTSSGKKQALISLSDKKDLATLGNGLQELGYTIVSTGGTASTLENAGVSVTKVETLTHFPEMLDGRVKTLHPNIHGGILARRDVEHHMEALNEHGIGTFDVVVVNLYPFYNKVTAPGGISFEDGIENIDIGGPAMIRAAAKNHKDVLIVVDSEDYPSVLEYLKGGQSDQQFRRKLAWKAFQHVAAYDSAVSEWLWKQTEGQEKFPPSFTVPLSLKSSLRYGENPHQKAAFYVDKSLAEVNAGGIATAIQHHGKEMSYNNYLDADAAWNCVSEFENPTCVVVKHTNPCGVASRDDILEAYRLAVKADPVSAFGGIVAFNVEVDEVLARELREFRSPTDGETRMFYEIVVAPKYTAKGLEVLKGKSKTLRILEAKKNDQGKLSLRQVGGGWLAQDSDDITPEDISFKAVSDKTPTESELADAKFAWLCVKHVKSNAIVIAKNNCMLGMGSGQPNRVESLRLAFKKAGEEAKGAALASDAFFPFAWKDAVEEACEKGIGAIAEPGGSIRDQDAIDCCNKYGVSLLFTNVRHFRH
- the LOC106342637 gene encoding bifunctional purine biosynthesis protein PurH isoform X3, with the protein product MLSSAATATATATSVSARSGDILCGYLRRKTVAPFRFAQTVYCKSLRPSFVAVRAMSESQTALKNKPQSSTSSGKKQALISLSDKKDLATLGNGLQELGYTIVSTGGTASTLENAGVSVTKVETLTHFPEMLDGRVKTLHPNIHGGILARRDVEHHMEALNEHGIGTFDVVVVNLYPFYNKVTAPGGISFEDGIENIDIGGPAMIRAAAKNHKDVLIVVDSEDYPSVLEYLKGGQSDQQFRRKLAWKAFQHVAAYDSAVSEWLWKQTEGQEKFPPSFTVPLSLKSSLRYGENPHQKAAFYVDKSLAEVNAGGIATAIQHHGKEMSYNNYLDADAAWNCVSEFENPTCVVVKHTNPCGVASRDDILEAYRLAVKADPVSAFGGIVAFNVEVDEVLARELREFRSPTDGETRMFYEIVVAPKYTAKGLEVLKGKSKTLRILEAKKNDQGKLSLRQVGGGWLAQDSDDITPEDISFKAVSDKTPTESELADAKFAWLCVKHVKSNAIVIAKNNCMLGMGSGQPNRVESLRLAFKKAGEEAKGAALASDAFFPFAWKDAVEEACEKGIGAIAEPGGSIRDQDAIDCCNKYGVSLLFTNVRHFRH